The Coffea arabica cultivar ET-39 chromosome 8e, Coffea Arabica ET-39 HiFi, whole genome shotgun sequence genome window below encodes:
- the LOC113704791 gene encoding CBL-interacting serine/threonine-protein kinase 25-like, producing the protein MGGGKILFDKYEMGKLLGKGTFAKVYHGKEMAKGESVAIKVIYKDQVKTEEMMNQITREISIMRLVRHQNIVEIKEVMATKTKIYFVMEYIKGGELFTKVARGRLKEDVARKYFQQLISAVDFCHSRGVVHRDLKPENLLLDENGELKVSDFGLSALPEQLRNDGLLHTQCGTAAYIAPEVLRKKGYDGVKADLWSCGVVLYVLLAGFLPFQDQNLMNMYRKIFKAEFTFPPWFSMESKRLISKLLVADPARRISIPAIMKAPWFRKNYSMTSSFSVKEFTIEKFEEEEEHVMRGGMRKSPSSPALLNAFQLISSMSTGFDLSSLFEIKGKSGSMFTSRCSANVIMTKIEMVAKKLNCKIARGKDFTLRLLAPFDGRKGRLLVTAEVFKVAPEVAVVEFLKSSGDTLEYKKFCEEEIRPALKDIIWTWQGDNAMLNKNGKDDLQESIVG; encoded by the coding sequence ATGGGTGGTGGTAAAATACTGTTTGACAAGTATGAGATGGGGAAGTTATTAGGCAAAGGTACATTTGCAAAAGTTTATCATGGAAAAGAAATGGCCAAAGGTGAGAGTGTAGCAATCAAGGTTATTTACAAAGATCAAGTCAAAACAGAAGAAATGATGAATCAGATCACCAGGGAGATCTCTATCATGAGGCTAGTTCGACATCAGAATATTGTCGAGATCAAAGAAGTTATGGCAACAAAAACCAAGATTTATTTTGTCATGGAGTACATAAAAGGTGGTGAACTATTCACCAAAGTAGCCAGAGGGAGGCTGAAGGAAGACGTGGCTAGAAAGTATTTCCAGCAGTTGATCAGTGCTGTGGATTTCTGCCATAGCCGTGGCGTCGTTCATCGTGATCTAAAGCCTGAAAATCTACTCCTTGATGAGAATGGGGAGTTGAAAGTTTCAGATTTTGGCTTATCAGCCTTGCCAGAGCAGCTGAGAAATGATGGTCTTCTTCACACCCAATGTGGAACTGCAGCCTATATTGCACCTGAAGTCTTGAGGAAAAAAGGATATGATGGTGTAAAGGCTGATTTATGGTCATGTGGAGTTGTGTTATATGTTCTTCTAGCTGGATTTCTTCCTTTCCAGGACCAAAATCTCATGAATATGTATAGGAAAATTTTCAAGGCAGAATTTACATTTCCTCCATGGTTTTCCATGGAATCGAAACGTTTGATTTCAAAACTCTTGGTTGCTGATCCGGCGAGAAGGATCAGCATTCCGGCTATAATGAAAGCTCCATGGTTTAGGAAAAATTATTCTATGACTAGTTCATTCTCAGTTAAAGAATTCACGATCGAAAagtttgaagaagaagaggaacaTGTTATGAGAGGTGGCATGAGGAAATCACCATCTTCACCAGCATTATTGAACGCATTCCAGTTGATCTCATCAATGTCTACGGGCTTTGACTTGTCTAGTTTATTTGAGATCAAGGGAAAGTCCGGATCAATGTTCACTTCTAGATGTTCAGCCAATGTTATTATGACAAAGATTGAAATGGTAGCTAAAAAACTGAACTGCAAAATTGCAAGAGGAAAGGACTTCACTTTGAGGTTGCTGGCTCCATTCGACGGTCGGAAAGGGCGGCTGTTGGTGACCGCCGAGGTGTTTAAGGTTGCGCCAGAGGTGGCCGTTGTCGAGTTTTTGAAGTCCTCCGGTGACACGTTGGAATATAAGAAGTTCTGTGAAGAGGAGATCAGACCTGCCCTAAAGGACATTATTTGGACTTGGCAAGGTGACAATGCAATGCTGAACAAGAATGGCAAGGATGACCTGCAAGAATCAATTGTAGGTTAA
- the LOC113703561 gene encoding probable WRKY transcription factor 40 — MDTILEEECLAFDLNTAPARKAFDSLKPDFEDGHDLVLDESKSTSGKEEPDDLIDQLNQMKSENRKLKEMLIDLSENYNTLQNHLVDLVQKYSGDQLTKSKKRKFEAQNSFNSYANEGWNDSLSEAEGSPKRPKEIRTHISRVHVRVDPSDTSLVVKDGYHWRKYGQKVTKDNPSPRAYYKCSFAPSCQVKKKVQRSVGDPSILVATYEGEHNHQHPLRDEMLVSSAVHGADAAALSSSLKCLEFSSGPKEAVDFMDPGLRHKFQRSVPEMESNSVQQLMVEQMASSLTRNASFTAALAAAISGRLLSHDSEQEK; from the exons ATGGACACCATTTTGGAAGAAGAATGCCTTGCTTTTGACCTCAACACAGCTCCTGCAAGAAAAGCTTTTGACTCTCTG AAGCCAGATTTTGAAGATGGCCATGATCTTGTTCTTGATGAAAGCAAGTCAACATCAGGGAAAGAAGAG CCAGATGATTTGATAGACCAATTGAACCAGATGAAGTCAGAAAACAGGAAGTTGAAAGAAATGCTTATTGACCTTAGCGAAAATTATAATACTTTGCAAAACCACTTAGTCGATTTGGTGCAAAAGTACTCTGGAGATCAGCTGACTAAATCAAAGAAGAGGAAATTTGAGGCTCAAAACTCTTTCAATAGCTATGCAAATGAGGGATGGAACGATAGCCTATCTGAAGCAGAAGGATCACCAAAAAGGCCTAAGGAAATCAGGACACATATTTCAAGAGTTCATGTGCGAGTTGATCCATCTGACACAAGCTTA GTAGTGAAGGATGGATATCATTGGCGAAAATATGGACAAAAGGTTACTAAAGATAATCCATCTCCCAGAGCCTACTACAAGTGCTCTTTTGCTCCGTCTTGCCAGGTGAAGAAGAAG GTACAAAGAAGTGTTGGTGATCCATCAATTTTGGTAGCTACCTATGAAGGAGAGCACAACCATCAACACCCTTTGAGAGATGAAATGTTGGTTTCATCAGCAGTACATGGTGCTGATGCTGCAGCTTTGTCGTCTAGCTTGAAATGCTTAGAGTTTTCTTCAGGGCCTAAGGAGGCAGTTGATTTCATGGATCCTGGACTGCGTCATAAATTTCAGAGATCAGTTCCAGAAATGGAAAGCAACTCTGTTCAACAGTTAATGGTTGAACAAATGGCTTCTTCATTGACAAGGAATGCAAGCTTTACAGCTGCACTTGCTGCAGCAATTTCAGGAAGACTTTTGAGCCATGATTCTGAGCAGGAGAAATGA